A portion of the Amyelois transitella isolate CPQ chromosome 2, ilAmyTran1.1, whole genome shotgun sequence genome contains these proteins:
- the LOC106143580 gene encoding tyrosine aminotransferase-like, whose amino-acid sequence MSSRTVDTDKVWNIQASFMAQNTQNTIRNVVEKIKVKPNPDKAPISLSIGDPTIFGNIRPPQELLKAVRDCVDLDESRSYGPTVGLQSARQAVAKHCSHQGKIFAEDVVLCSGSAHALEMAITVLANPGMNILVPRPGYMIYKTIAEGLGITIKFYDLLPNDQWKINLKDLENKLDNNTAAIIIINPSNPCGSVYTEEHLSEVVDIASRNRVPIIADEIYEFFAFSGHKFTSIACLSKDVPILVCSGLSKRYLVPGWRMGWLVIHDRNEIFGKDIRNGLFNLSARILGPNKLIQQALPEILASIPRDYFNSMMLFIESQAKLAFNKLKDARGLRPIMPQGAMYMMIEVEMSIFPQFETETDFVEALFEQQSVMCIPGQCFYYPSFIRIVLTVPETVLWEACSRIQMFCRDRAAEYALIKETDILELLYLG is encoded by the exons ATGTCGTCTAGAACTGTGGACACAGATAAAGTATGGAATATACAGGCGTCTTTTATGGCACAAAATACGCAAAACACTATCAGAAATGTTGTTGAGAAAATTAAAGTGAAACCAAATCCTGATAAGGCGCCAATTTCTCTTTCCATtg GGGATCCTACCATATTTGGAAATATCCGTCCACCACAAGAGCTTTTAAAAGCAGTTCGTGACTGTGTCGACTTGGACGAAAGCAGGAGTTATGGACCAACAGTGGGTCTGCAATCAGCAAGGCAGGCTGTCGCTAAGCATTGTTCACACCAGGGTAAAATATTTGCTGAAGACGTGGTGCTCTGTAGCGGCTCTGCTCATGCCCTAGAAATGGCAATCACAGTACTAGCAAACCCAGGAATGAACATTTTGGTGCCGAGACCAGGATATATGATTTACAAAACCATAGCTGAAGGGCTCGGCattactataaaattttatgatttattg CCAAACGATCAATGGAAAATCAATTTGAAAGATTTAGAAAACAAGTTAGATAACAATACCGCTGCGATAATTATAATCAACCCATCTAATCCGTGCGGGTCTGTTTACACAGAGGAGCACCTTTCTGAAGTCGTAGACATTGCTTCAAGGAATCGTGTCCCTATTATAGCTGACGAGATTTACGAATTTTTCGCATTCTCTGGACACAAATTCACTTCCATCGCATGTTTATCCAAAGATGTCCCTATACTTGTGTGTAGCGGACTCTCTAAGAGGTATCTCGTTCCGGGTTGGCGAATGGGTTGGTTGGTAATTCatgatagaaatgaaatatttggaAAAGACATACGCAATGgtctttttaatttgagtGCTAGAATTTTGGGCCCTAACAAATTGATTCAGCAGGCTTTGCCGGAGATTTTGGCGTCAATACCAAGGGACTATTTTAACAGTATGATGTTGTTTATTGAG aGCCAAGCGAAACTAGCTTTCAATAAACTAAAAGACGCTCGCGGTCTACGCCCAATAATGCCCCAAGGAGCAATGTATATGATGATTGAGGTCGAAATGTCCATATTTCCACAATTTGAGACTGAAACAGACTTTGTAGAGGCTTTATTTGAACAGCAATCTGTTATGTGTATTCCAGGACAA tgttTCTACTATCCCAGTTTCATTCGCATAGTACTGACGGTACCAGAAACTGTTCTTTGGGAGGCTTGTAGTAGAATACAGATGTTTTGCCGAGACCGCGCAGCAGAGTATGCCCTCATTAAAGAAACTGATATATTGGAATTATTATACCTGGGTTAA